A genome region from Coffea arabica cultivar ET-39 chromosome 7e, Coffea Arabica ET-39 HiFi, whole genome shotgun sequence includes the following:
- the LOC113702263 gene encoding tabersonine 16-hydroxylase 2-like — protein MEHFFFFCGFLLFIIMVAKSLMKSKPAKLPPGPRKLPIIGNIHQLLGSQSHRILADLAKKYGPLMHLQVGEVSTIVISSAEVAEGVLKKHDIIFASRAFLLSPRILFYDCTDVGFCPYGEYSRQLRKICAIELLSSQRTRTFRSIREAEALNMIKAISKEEGLAVDFGKKISTMTHSVIALAAFGKRSKYHDDFMSAMEAVLKLMAGFCLPDMYPSVKILETITGKRQKLERLHKRVDQLLENILIRHRVRKAESEYGSGEEKEDLVDVLLKVQKSGEFGIPLTDDNLKAVIFDVFGGGGETSSTTTVWAMAEMIKNPAVMKKAQAEARAIYGKRGNVDESQLHELKYLHAVIKETLRLHPPASLIPPRESGEQCEIFGYEIPAKSRVYVNLWAIGRDPGYWTEPEKFIPERFLDSKIDFKGSNFNYIPFGAGRRICPGMSFALPMMELPLAQSLFHFDWKLPGRLENEELDMTDIFGLTVGRKHDLILVPTSYHPSSKY, from the exons ATGgagcatttcttcttcttttgtggcTTCCTCCTCTTCATCATCATGGTAGCCAAATCTCTGATGAAATCCAAGCCTGCAAAACTGCCTCCAGGACCAAGAAAATTGCCTATCATAGGAAACATTCACCAGCTTCTTGGCTCCCAATCTCATCGAATCCTAGCAGACTTGGCCAAAAAATATGGACCTCTGATGCACCTACAGGTTGGCGAAGTTTCAACCATAGTTATATCTTCTGCCGAGGTAGCAGAAGGGGTTTTAAAGAAACATGACATCATTTTTGCTTCTAGAGCCTTTCTTCTTTCACCAAGAATACTCTTTTATGATTGTACTGATGTTGGCTTTTGTCCCTATGGAGAATACTCGAGACAACTGAGAAAGATTTGTGCAATAGAGCTTCTAAGCTCTCAACGTACCCGGACATTTCGATCAATTAGGGAAGCAGAGGCCTTAAACATGATCAAAGCAATCTCAAAAGAAGAGGGATTGGCTGTTGATTTTGGTAAAAAGATTTCAACAATGACACACAGCGTCATTGCCTTGGCTGCTTTTGGTAAAAGAAGCAAATACCATGACGATTTCATGTCGGCAATGGAGGCTGTTCTAAAGCTTATGGCAGGTTTCTGCTTACCAGACATGTACCCTTCTgtcaaaattcttgaaacaatcACTGGAAAGAGGCAAAAGCTGGAGAGGTTACACAAAAGGGTTGATCAACTACTGGAAAACATCCTCATTAGGCATAGAGTTAGAAAAGCGGAATCAGAATATGGAAGTGGAGAAGAAAAGGAGGATCTCGTGGATGTTCTGCTGAAAGTTCAGAAATCCGGAGAATTTGGAATTCCACTCACTGACGACAATCTCAAAGCAGTCATTTTC GATGTGTTCGGTGGAGGGGGAGAGACATCGTCAACCACAACTGTATGGGCAATGGCTGAAATGATCAAGAATCCAGCAGTCATGAAAAAAGCACAAGCTGAAGCACGTGCAATTTACGGCAAAAGAGGAAATGTTGATGAATCGCAACTTCATGAACTGAAATACTTGCATGCGGTAATCAAAGAAACTCTGAGACTGCACCCTCCTGCTTCACTAATTCCTCCAAGGGAATCCGGTGaacaatgtgaaatttttggatATGAAATACCCGCTAAATCTAGAGTCTATGTTAATCTTTGGGCAATTGGTCGAGATCCCGGTTACTGGACTGAACCTGAGAAGTTCATTCCAGAGAGGTTTCTTGATTCTAAAATTGATTTTAAGGGGTCAAACTTTAATTACATCCCATTTGGTGCTGGAAGAAGGATATGTCCTGGAATGTCATTTGCTTTGCCTATGATGGAGCTACCACTCGCACAATCGTTGTTCCACTTTGATTGGAAACTGCCTGGTAGATTGGAAAATGAAGAACTAGACATGACTGATATCTTTGGCTTGACAGTCGGACGAAAACATGATCTTATCTTGGTTCCAACTTCTTACCACCCTTCTTCTAAATACTAG